TTCTCCAGCGCATGTCGCTCGGCGATCGCGCCGCCGCCAAGCCCCAGCAGCTCTCGGGCGGACAGCAGCAGCGGCTGATGATCGCGCGCGCCCTGATCCACGACCCCGCGATCCTGTTCCTGGACGAACCCACCATGGGCCTCGATCCCGCGGCGCGGCTGCTCACCTGGGAGCTGATGCAGGAGCTCCGCGCCGCGGGGCACACCATCGTGCTCACCACCCACAACATGGAGGAGGCCGACCGGCTCTGTGACCGCATCGCGATTCTCGATCGGGGGGAGCTGATTGCGCTCGGTACACCCGCCGAACTCAAGAGCCGGGCGCCGGGCGGCACGCTGGTCGAGCTGCAGCTCGCGGCCACGGCCGCGGCCGTGGCGCCGATCGCGCGCGCGCTCCCCGGCATCGAGCGCGTCGAAGCCGCGAACGGCACGCTGCGGGCGTACGCCTCTCGCGGCGCCGAAGCGGCCGCCGATCTGCTGCGCTCGGCCGAGCAGGCCGGACATCGCGTCACCGGATTGAGCATCGCTCCCCCCAGCCTCGAAACGCTGTTCGTCTCTCTCACCGGCAGGAGGTTCGAATGACCGCATCCAGCACGACCATCGCGTTCGATCGCCCCACTCCCCCGGCGCTGCGGGTGTTCGGCGCACTGCTCGGCCGCGACCTCACCGTGGCGCGACGCAATTTCGTCGGCGTGCTCATCAGCACCGCGCTCCAGCCGTTCATGCTCACCGTTGTGTTCGGGGTCCTTCTGCCCAGCATGGGATTCGTGGGCGACGCCTACAAGGCCGCGCTGCTGCCCGGCGTGATCGCGGTCACGCTCATGCTGTCGAGCCTCCAGGCGGTGGCGCTCCCGATGGTGATCGAGTTCGGCCATACCCACCAGATGGAGGATCGGTTGCTGGCGCCGGTGGGCACGGCGACACTGGTCGCGGAAAAGATCTTCGCGGGAACCCTGCAGGCCACGATCGCCGCCCTGTTGGTGCTGCCCATCGCCCGCCTCACGATGGGTCCGGTGCCGGGGCTCGCGCTCGGC
This region of Candidatus Sulfotelmatobacter sp. genomic DNA includes:
- a CDS encoding ABC transporter permease; its protein translation is MTASSTTIAFDRPTPPALRVFGALLGRDLTVARRNFVGVLISTALQPFMLTVVFGVLLPSMGFVGDAYKAALLPGVIAVTLMLSSLQAVALPMVIEFGHTHQMEDRLLAPVGTATLVAEKIFAGTLQATIAALLVLPIARLTMGPVPGLALGNLGPIVLFTVLGALLFSTMGMVLGTAVPPQQVNLLFSALLTPLISFGCAYYPWAGLTRIPALQIAVLVNPLVYVAEGLRGALTPTTPHMPAPATLAALIAMSATLWWVGQRTFERRAIK
- a CDS encoding ATP-binding cassette domain-containing protein, with amino-acid sequence MTYDEIAIETLRLRKVYTAPATAGPHGPRAKSASSTPAARGGAPSSMPSGVVALQGLDLEIRRGELFGLLGPNGAGKTTTVSLLTTRLLPSAGAARVAGFDLVKEAVRVRRHIGVAPQRPNPDISLNVRENLVFHAAYFGIPQAEAERRADPLLQRMSLGDRAAAKPQQLSGGQQQRLMIARALIHDPAILFLDEPTMGLDPAARLLTWELMQELRAAGHTIVLTTHNMEEADRLCDRIAILDRGELIALGTPAELKSRAPGGTLVELQLAATAAAVAPIARALPGIERVEAANGTLRAYASRGAEAAADLLRSAEQAGHRVTGLSIAPPSLETLFVSLTGRRFE